From the Thunnus albacares chromosome 24, fThuAlb1.1, whole genome shotgun sequence genome, one window contains:
- the ddx3xb gene encoding DEAD-box helicase 3 X-linked b isoform X9: MSHVAVENVHGLEQQLAVLDLTAADGQGGGTNRKQPTCFWRYIPPHLRNKDASKNAGNAFAAGRQGGYTIAPAANYGWDGGRNNFVNGYHDNRMGGGNTFNRGPPRMERGRGGVGGGGYRGNRGGAFNPINPAQPMGFGGYENKDAGGWNTAKDAYSSFGNNRGKSAFFNDRGNANRGRFDHGGFGGGGGGGNSRWVEESRDDGDWSKPTPRNERLEHELFSGSNTGINFEKYDDIPVEATGQNCPHHIESFQDVDMGEIVMGNIALSRYTRPTPVQKYAIPIVKSKRDLMACAQTGSGKTAAFLLPILSQIYTEGPGEALTAAKANGQENGKYGRRKQYPISLVLAPTRELALQIYDEARKFSYRSRVRPCVVYGGADIGQQIRDLERGCHLLVATPGRLVDMMERGKIGLDYCNYLVLDEADRMLDMGFEPQIRRIVEQDTMPPKGIRQTMMFSATFPKEIQILARDFLDEYIFLAVGRVGSTSENITQKVVWVEESDKRSFLLDLLSATGKDSLTLVFVETKKGADALEDFLYREGYACTSIHGDRSQRDREEALNQFRSGKCPILVATAVAARGLDISNVKHVINFDLPSDIEEYVHRIGRTGRVGNLGLATSFFNDKNGNITKDLLDILVEAKQEVPSWLESLAYEHQHKSSNRGRSKRFSGGFGARDYRQTAAGGNAGAFVGRGGRNQAGHGGNRGFGGGGFGNFYNSDGYGGNYSHSQVDWWGN, translated from the exons ATGAGTCATGTGGCCGTCGAAAATGTCCACGGTCTAGAGCAGCAG CTCGCTGTCCTAGACTTGACCGCAGCAGACGGGCAGGGGGGAGGCACCAACCGTAAGCAGCCaacatgttttt GGCGATACATTCCTCCACATTTACGGAACAAAGACGCTTCCAAAAATG CAGGAAATGCCTTTGCTGCTGGTCGACAGGGTGGCTACACCATAGCACCTGCAGCCAACT ATGGCTGGGACGGGGGGCGCAACAACTTTGTTAACGGCTACCATGACAACCGCATGGGGGGCGGCAACACGTTCAACCGCGGCCCGCCTCGCATGGAACGGGGCCGAGGTGGCGTCGGAGGAGGTGGTTACCGCGGCAACAGGGGCGGAGCCTTCAACCCCATCAACCCAGCTCAGCCAATGGGCTTCGGTGGCTACGAAAATAAAG ACGCAGGCGGCTGGAACACTGCCAAAGACGCCTATAGCAGTTTTGGCAACAACCGAGGAAAGTCTGCGTTCTTCAATGACAGAGGCAATGCTAACAGAGGGAG gTTCGATCACGGTGGAtttggtggtggaggaggaggaggaaacagccGCTGGGTGGAGGAGTCTAGAGATGACGGAGACTGGTCCAAACCAACGCCACGTAACGAACGCCTTGAACA TGAGTTGTTCTCCGGTAGTAACACTGGGATTAACTTTGAGAAATACGATGACATTCCTGTTGAGGCCACAGGACAGAACTGCCCTCATCACATCGAGAGT TTCCAAGATGTAGACATGGGTGAGATTGTGATGGGTAACATTGCTCTGAGTCGCTACACCAGACCAACCCCGGTCCAGAAATATGCCATTCCTATTGTCAAGTCCAAGCGAGACCTCATGGCCTGTGCACAGACAG GTTCTGGGAAGACAGCAGCGTTCCTGCTGCCCATTCTCAGCCAGATCTACACTGAGGGACCAGGAGAAGCTCTTACTGCAGCTAAAGCCAATGGACAG GAGAATGGAAAGTATGGGCGTCGTAAGCAATACCCCATCTCCCTGGTACTGGCTCCGACCAGAGAACTGGCACTGCAGATATACGATGAAGCCAGGAag TTTTCCTACCGCTCCAGAGTGCGTCCCTGTGTTGTGTACGGAGGAGCGGACATCGGCCAGCAGATCAGAGATCTGGAGAGAggctgccacctgctggtggCCACACCTGGAAGACTGGTGGACATGATGGAGAGGGGCAAGATTGGACTGGACTACTGCAA CTATCTTGTCCTGGATGAGGCTGATCGTATGTTGGACATGGGCTTTGAACCACAGATAAGACGCATCGTTGAACAGGACACCATGCCTCCTAAAGGCATCCGACAGACCATGATGTTCAGCGCTACCTTTCCTAAAGAGATCCAG ATCCTGGCCAGGGATTTCCTGGATGAGTACATCTTCCTGGCGGTAGGCAGAGTTGGTTCCACCTCAGAGAACATCACTCAGAAAGTAGTGTGGGTGGAAGAGAGCGATAAGAGGTCTTTTCTCCTGGACCTGCTCAGCGCTACAG GTAAGGACTCGTTGACTCTGGTGTTTGTGGAGACCAAGAAAGGTGCTGACGCTTTGGAGGACTTTCTGTATCGGGAAGGCTACGCCTGCACCAGTATCCATGGTGACCGCtcccagagagacagagaggaggccCTAAACCAGTTCAGATCAGGAAAATGCCCCATTTTGGTGGCCACAGCG GTAGCAGCTCGGGGTCTGGACATCTCCAATGTGAAACATGTCATTAACTTTGACCTGCCAAGCGACATAGAGGAGTATGTCCACCGTATTGGACGTACAGGACGAGTAGGAAACCTTG GACTGGCCACATCGTTCTTCAATGACAAGAATGGGAACATTACTAAAGACCTGCTGGACATCCTGGTAGAGGCCAAACAGGAGGTTCCCTCATGGCTTGAGAGCCTGGCTTATGAACACCAGCACAAGAGCAGCAACAGAGGACGCTCTAAGAG GTTCTCTGGTGGTTTTGGAGCACGTGATTACCGCCAGACAGCTGCCGGAGGCAACGCTGGAGCGTTTGTAGGACGTGGAGGTCGTAACCAGGCAGGACATGGCGGAAACCGTGGCtttggaggag GTGGTTTCGGTAACTTCTACAACAGCGACGGCTATGGAGGCAACTACTCACACTCTCAAGTTGACTGGTGGGGCAACTAG
- the ddx3xb gene encoding DEAD-box helicase 3 X-linked b isoform X6, giving the protein MSHVAVENVHGLEQQLAVLDLTAADGQGGGTNRRYIPPHLRNKDASKNAGNAFAAGRQGGYTIAPAANYGWDGGRNNFVNGYHDNRMGGGNTFNRGPPRMERGRGGVGGGGYRGNRGGAFNPINPAQPMGFGGYENKGGWNTAKDAYSSFGNNRGKSAFFNDRGNANRGRFDHGGFGGGGGGGNSRWVEESRDDGDWSKPTPRNERLEHELFSGSNTGINFEKYDDIPVEATGQNCPHHIESFQDVDMGEIVMGNIALSRYTRPTPVQKYAIPIVKSKRDLMACAQTGSGKTAAFLLPILSQIYTEGPGEALTAAKANGQENGKYGRRKQYPISLVLAPTRELALQIYDEARKFSYRSRVRPCVVYGGADIGQQIRDLERGCHLLVATPGRLVDMMERGKIGLDYCNYLVLDEADRMLDMGFEPQIRRIVEQDTMPPKGIRQTMMFSATFPKEIQILARDFLDEYIFLAVGRVGSTSENITQKVVWVEESDKRSFLLDLLSATVIPSEVQDNTGDNIEKPGKDSLTLVFVETKKGADALEDFLYREGYACTSIHGDRSQRDREEALNQFRSGKCPILVATAVAARGLDISNVKHVINFDLPSDIEEYVHRIGRTGRVGNLGLATSFFNDKNGNITKDLLDILVEAKQEVPSWLESLAYEHQHKSSNRGRSKRFSGGFGARDYRQTAAGGNAGAFVGRGGRNQAGHGGNRGFGGGGFGNFYNSDGYGGNYSHSQVDWWGN; this is encoded by the exons ATGAGTCATGTGGCCGTCGAAAATGTCCACGGTCTAGAGCAGCAG CTCGCTGTCCTAGACTTGACCGCAGCAGACGGGCAGGGGGGAGGCACCAACC GGCGATACATTCCTCCACATTTACGGAACAAAGACGCTTCCAAAAATG CAGGAAATGCCTTTGCTGCTGGTCGACAGGGTGGCTACACCATAGCACCTGCAGCCAACT ATGGCTGGGACGGGGGGCGCAACAACTTTGTTAACGGCTACCATGACAACCGCATGGGGGGCGGCAACACGTTCAACCGCGGCCCGCCTCGCATGGAACGGGGCCGAGGTGGCGTCGGAGGAGGTGGTTACCGCGGCAACAGGGGCGGAGCCTTCAACCCCATCAACCCAGCTCAGCCAATGGGCTTCGGTGGCTACGAAAATAAAG GCGGCTGGAACACTGCCAAAGACGCCTATAGCAGTTTTGGCAACAACCGAGGAAAGTCTGCGTTCTTCAATGACAGAGGCAATGCTAACAGAGGGAG gTTCGATCACGGTGGAtttggtggtggaggaggaggaggaaacagccGCTGGGTGGAGGAGTCTAGAGATGACGGAGACTGGTCCAAACCAACGCCACGTAACGAACGCCTTGAACA TGAGTTGTTCTCCGGTAGTAACACTGGGATTAACTTTGAGAAATACGATGACATTCCTGTTGAGGCCACAGGACAGAACTGCCCTCATCACATCGAGAGT TTCCAAGATGTAGACATGGGTGAGATTGTGATGGGTAACATTGCTCTGAGTCGCTACACCAGACCAACCCCGGTCCAGAAATATGCCATTCCTATTGTCAAGTCCAAGCGAGACCTCATGGCCTGTGCACAGACAG GTTCTGGGAAGACAGCAGCGTTCCTGCTGCCCATTCTCAGCCAGATCTACACTGAGGGACCAGGAGAAGCTCTTACTGCAGCTAAAGCCAATGGACAG GAGAATGGAAAGTATGGGCGTCGTAAGCAATACCCCATCTCCCTGGTACTGGCTCCGACCAGAGAACTGGCACTGCAGATATACGATGAAGCCAGGAag TTTTCCTACCGCTCCAGAGTGCGTCCCTGTGTTGTGTACGGAGGAGCGGACATCGGCCAGCAGATCAGAGATCTGGAGAGAggctgccacctgctggtggCCACACCTGGAAGACTGGTGGACATGATGGAGAGGGGCAAGATTGGACTGGACTACTGCAA CTATCTTGTCCTGGATGAGGCTGATCGTATGTTGGACATGGGCTTTGAACCACAGATAAGACGCATCGTTGAACAGGACACCATGCCTCCTAAAGGCATCCGACAGACCATGATGTTCAGCGCTACCTTTCCTAAAGAGATCCAG ATCCTGGCCAGGGATTTCCTGGATGAGTACATCTTCCTGGCGGTAGGCAGAGTTGGTTCCACCTCAGAGAACATCACTCAGAAAGTAGTGTGGGTGGAAGAGAGCGATAAGAGGTCTTTTCTCCTGGACCTGCTCAGCGCTACAG TCATCCCCAGCGAGGTACAGGACAATACTGGAGACAACATAGAGAAACCTG GTAAGGACTCGTTGACTCTGGTGTTTGTGGAGACCAAGAAAGGTGCTGACGCTTTGGAGGACTTTCTGTATCGGGAAGGCTACGCCTGCACCAGTATCCATGGTGACCGCtcccagagagacagagaggaggccCTAAACCAGTTCAGATCAGGAAAATGCCCCATTTTGGTGGCCACAGCG GTAGCAGCTCGGGGTCTGGACATCTCCAATGTGAAACATGTCATTAACTTTGACCTGCCAAGCGACATAGAGGAGTATGTCCACCGTATTGGACGTACAGGACGAGTAGGAAACCTTG GACTGGCCACATCGTTCTTCAATGACAAGAATGGGAACATTACTAAAGACCTGCTGGACATCCTGGTAGAGGCCAAACAGGAGGTTCCCTCATGGCTTGAGAGCCTGGCTTATGAACACCAGCACAAGAGCAGCAACAGAGGACGCTCTAAGAG GTTCTCTGGTGGTTTTGGAGCACGTGATTACCGCCAGACAGCTGCCGGAGGCAACGCTGGAGCGTTTGTAGGACGTGGAGGTCGTAACCAGGCAGGACATGGCGGAAACCGTGGCtttggaggag GTGGTTTCGGTAACTTCTACAACAGCGACGGCTATGGAGGCAACTACTCACACTCTCAAGTTGACTGGTGGGGCAACTAG
- the ddx3xb gene encoding DEAD-box helicase 3 X-linked b isoform X1 has protein sequence MSHVAVENVHGLEQQLAVLDLTAADGQGGGTNRKQPTCFWRYIPPHLRNKDASKNAGNAFAAGRQGGYTIAPAANYGWDGGRNNFVNGYHDNRMGGGNTFNRGPPRMERGRGGVGGGGYRGNRGGAFNPINPAQPMGFGGYENKDAGGWNTAKDAYSSFGNNRGKSAFFNDRGNANRGRFDHGGFGGGGGGGNSRWVEESRDDGDWSKPTPRNERLEHELFSGSNTGINFEKYDDIPVEATGQNCPHHIESFQDVDMGEIVMGNIALSRYTRPTPVQKYAIPIVKSKRDLMACAQTGSGKTAAFLLPILSQIYTEGPGEALTAAKANGQENGKYGRRKQYPISLVLAPTRELALQIYDEARKFSYRSRVRPCVVYGGADIGQQIRDLERGCHLLVATPGRLVDMMERGKIGLDYCNYLVLDEADRMLDMGFEPQIRRIVEQDTMPPKGIRQTMMFSATFPKEIQILARDFLDEYIFLAVGRVGSTSENITQKVVWVEESDKRSFLLDLLSATVIPSEVQDNTGDNIEKPGKDSLTLVFVETKKGADALEDFLYREGYACTSIHGDRSQRDREEALNQFRSGKCPILVATAVAARGLDISNVKHVINFDLPSDIEEYVHRIGRTGRVGNLGLATSFFNDKNGNITKDLLDILVEAKQEVPSWLESLAYEHQHKSSNRGRSKRFSGGFGARDYRQTAAGGNAGAFVGRGGRNQAGHGGNRGFGGGGFGNFYNSDGYGGNYSHSQVDWWGN, from the exons ATGAGTCATGTGGCCGTCGAAAATGTCCACGGTCTAGAGCAGCAG CTCGCTGTCCTAGACTTGACCGCAGCAGACGGGCAGGGGGGAGGCACCAACCGTAAGCAGCCaacatgttttt GGCGATACATTCCTCCACATTTACGGAACAAAGACGCTTCCAAAAATG CAGGAAATGCCTTTGCTGCTGGTCGACAGGGTGGCTACACCATAGCACCTGCAGCCAACT ATGGCTGGGACGGGGGGCGCAACAACTTTGTTAACGGCTACCATGACAACCGCATGGGGGGCGGCAACACGTTCAACCGCGGCCCGCCTCGCATGGAACGGGGCCGAGGTGGCGTCGGAGGAGGTGGTTACCGCGGCAACAGGGGCGGAGCCTTCAACCCCATCAACCCAGCTCAGCCAATGGGCTTCGGTGGCTACGAAAATAAAG ACGCAGGCGGCTGGAACACTGCCAAAGACGCCTATAGCAGTTTTGGCAACAACCGAGGAAAGTCTGCGTTCTTCAATGACAGAGGCAATGCTAACAGAGGGAG gTTCGATCACGGTGGAtttggtggtggaggaggaggaggaaacagccGCTGGGTGGAGGAGTCTAGAGATGACGGAGACTGGTCCAAACCAACGCCACGTAACGAACGCCTTGAACA TGAGTTGTTCTCCGGTAGTAACACTGGGATTAACTTTGAGAAATACGATGACATTCCTGTTGAGGCCACAGGACAGAACTGCCCTCATCACATCGAGAGT TTCCAAGATGTAGACATGGGTGAGATTGTGATGGGTAACATTGCTCTGAGTCGCTACACCAGACCAACCCCGGTCCAGAAATATGCCATTCCTATTGTCAAGTCCAAGCGAGACCTCATGGCCTGTGCACAGACAG GTTCTGGGAAGACAGCAGCGTTCCTGCTGCCCATTCTCAGCCAGATCTACACTGAGGGACCAGGAGAAGCTCTTACTGCAGCTAAAGCCAATGGACAG GAGAATGGAAAGTATGGGCGTCGTAAGCAATACCCCATCTCCCTGGTACTGGCTCCGACCAGAGAACTGGCACTGCAGATATACGATGAAGCCAGGAag TTTTCCTACCGCTCCAGAGTGCGTCCCTGTGTTGTGTACGGAGGAGCGGACATCGGCCAGCAGATCAGAGATCTGGAGAGAggctgccacctgctggtggCCACACCTGGAAGACTGGTGGACATGATGGAGAGGGGCAAGATTGGACTGGACTACTGCAA CTATCTTGTCCTGGATGAGGCTGATCGTATGTTGGACATGGGCTTTGAACCACAGATAAGACGCATCGTTGAACAGGACACCATGCCTCCTAAAGGCATCCGACAGACCATGATGTTCAGCGCTACCTTTCCTAAAGAGATCCAG ATCCTGGCCAGGGATTTCCTGGATGAGTACATCTTCCTGGCGGTAGGCAGAGTTGGTTCCACCTCAGAGAACATCACTCAGAAAGTAGTGTGGGTGGAAGAGAGCGATAAGAGGTCTTTTCTCCTGGACCTGCTCAGCGCTACAG TCATCCCCAGCGAGGTACAGGACAATACTGGAGACAACATAGAGAAACCTG GTAAGGACTCGTTGACTCTGGTGTTTGTGGAGACCAAGAAAGGTGCTGACGCTTTGGAGGACTTTCTGTATCGGGAAGGCTACGCCTGCACCAGTATCCATGGTGACCGCtcccagagagacagagaggaggccCTAAACCAGTTCAGATCAGGAAAATGCCCCATTTTGGTGGCCACAGCG GTAGCAGCTCGGGGTCTGGACATCTCCAATGTGAAACATGTCATTAACTTTGACCTGCCAAGCGACATAGAGGAGTATGTCCACCGTATTGGACGTACAGGACGAGTAGGAAACCTTG GACTGGCCACATCGTTCTTCAATGACAAGAATGGGAACATTACTAAAGACCTGCTGGACATCCTGGTAGAGGCCAAACAGGAGGTTCCCTCATGGCTTGAGAGCCTGGCTTATGAACACCAGCACAAGAGCAGCAACAGAGGACGCTCTAAGAG GTTCTCTGGTGGTTTTGGAGCACGTGATTACCGCCAGACAGCTGCCGGAGGCAACGCTGGAGCGTTTGTAGGACGTGGAGGTCGTAACCAGGCAGGACATGGCGGAAACCGTGGCtttggaggag GTGGTTTCGGTAACTTCTACAACAGCGACGGCTATGGAGGCAACTACTCACACTCTCAAGTTGACTGGTGGGGCAACTAG
- the ddx3xb gene encoding DEAD-box helicase 3 X-linked b isoform X2, with translation MSHVAVENVHGLEQQLAVLDLTAADGQGGGTNRKQPTCFWRYIPPHLRNKDASKNGNAFAAGRQGGYTIAPAANYGWDGGRNNFVNGYHDNRMGGGNTFNRGPPRMERGRGGVGGGGYRGNRGGAFNPINPAQPMGFGGYENKDAGGWNTAKDAYSSFGNNRGKSAFFNDRGNANRGRFDHGGFGGGGGGGNSRWVEESRDDGDWSKPTPRNERLEHELFSGSNTGINFEKYDDIPVEATGQNCPHHIESFQDVDMGEIVMGNIALSRYTRPTPVQKYAIPIVKSKRDLMACAQTGSGKTAAFLLPILSQIYTEGPGEALTAAKANGQENGKYGRRKQYPISLVLAPTRELALQIYDEARKFSYRSRVRPCVVYGGADIGQQIRDLERGCHLLVATPGRLVDMMERGKIGLDYCNYLVLDEADRMLDMGFEPQIRRIVEQDTMPPKGIRQTMMFSATFPKEIQILARDFLDEYIFLAVGRVGSTSENITQKVVWVEESDKRSFLLDLLSATVIPSEVQDNTGDNIEKPGKDSLTLVFVETKKGADALEDFLYREGYACTSIHGDRSQRDREEALNQFRSGKCPILVATAVAARGLDISNVKHVINFDLPSDIEEYVHRIGRTGRVGNLGLATSFFNDKNGNITKDLLDILVEAKQEVPSWLESLAYEHQHKSSNRGRSKRFSGGFGARDYRQTAAGGNAGAFVGRGGRNQAGHGGNRGFGGGGFGNFYNSDGYGGNYSHSQVDWWGN, from the exons ATGAGTCATGTGGCCGTCGAAAATGTCCACGGTCTAGAGCAGCAG CTCGCTGTCCTAGACTTGACCGCAGCAGACGGGCAGGGGGGAGGCACCAACCGTAAGCAGCCaacatgttttt GGCGATACATTCCTCCACATTTACGGAACAAAGACGCTTCCAAAAATG GAAATGCCTTTGCTGCTGGTCGACAGGGTGGCTACACCATAGCACCTGCAGCCAACT ATGGCTGGGACGGGGGGCGCAACAACTTTGTTAACGGCTACCATGACAACCGCATGGGGGGCGGCAACACGTTCAACCGCGGCCCGCCTCGCATGGAACGGGGCCGAGGTGGCGTCGGAGGAGGTGGTTACCGCGGCAACAGGGGCGGAGCCTTCAACCCCATCAACCCAGCTCAGCCAATGGGCTTCGGTGGCTACGAAAATAAAG ACGCAGGCGGCTGGAACACTGCCAAAGACGCCTATAGCAGTTTTGGCAACAACCGAGGAAAGTCTGCGTTCTTCAATGACAGAGGCAATGCTAACAGAGGGAG gTTCGATCACGGTGGAtttggtggtggaggaggaggaggaaacagccGCTGGGTGGAGGAGTCTAGAGATGACGGAGACTGGTCCAAACCAACGCCACGTAACGAACGCCTTGAACA TGAGTTGTTCTCCGGTAGTAACACTGGGATTAACTTTGAGAAATACGATGACATTCCTGTTGAGGCCACAGGACAGAACTGCCCTCATCACATCGAGAGT TTCCAAGATGTAGACATGGGTGAGATTGTGATGGGTAACATTGCTCTGAGTCGCTACACCAGACCAACCCCGGTCCAGAAATATGCCATTCCTATTGTCAAGTCCAAGCGAGACCTCATGGCCTGTGCACAGACAG GTTCTGGGAAGACAGCAGCGTTCCTGCTGCCCATTCTCAGCCAGATCTACACTGAGGGACCAGGAGAAGCTCTTACTGCAGCTAAAGCCAATGGACAG GAGAATGGAAAGTATGGGCGTCGTAAGCAATACCCCATCTCCCTGGTACTGGCTCCGACCAGAGAACTGGCACTGCAGATATACGATGAAGCCAGGAag TTTTCCTACCGCTCCAGAGTGCGTCCCTGTGTTGTGTACGGAGGAGCGGACATCGGCCAGCAGATCAGAGATCTGGAGAGAggctgccacctgctggtggCCACACCTGGAAGACTGGTGGACATGATGGAGAGGGGCAAGATTGGACTGGACTACTGCAA CTATCTTGTCCTGGATGAGGCTGATCGTATGTTGGACATGGGCTTTGAACCACAGATAAGACGCATCGTTGAACAGGACACCATGCCTCCTAAAGGCATCCGACAGACCATGATGTTCAGCGCTACCTTTCCTAAAGAGATCCAG ATCCTGGCCAGGGATTTCCTGGATGAGTACATCTTCCTGGCGGTAGGCAGAGTTGGTTCCACCTCAGAGAACATCACTCAGAAAGTAGTGTGGGTGGAAGAGAGCGATAAGAGGTCTTTTCTCCTGGACCTGCTCAGCGCTACAG TCATCCCCAGCGAGGTACAGGACAATACTGGAGACAACATAGAGAAACCTG GTAAGGACTCGTTGACTCTGGTGTTTGTGGAGACCAAGAAAGGTGCTGACGCTTTGGAGGACTTTCTGTATCGGGAAGGCTACGCCTGCACCAGTATCCATGGTGACCGCtcccagagagacagagaggaggccCTAAACCAGTTCAGATCAGGAAAATGCCCCATTTTGGTGGCCACAGCG GTAGCAGCTCGGGGTCTGGACATCTCCAATGTGAAACATGTCATTAACTTTGACCTGCCAAGCGACATAGAGGAGTATGTCCACCGTATTGGACGTACAGGACGAGTAGGAAACCTTG GACTGGCCACATCGTTCTTCAATGACAAGAATGGGAACATTACTAAAGACCTGCTGGACATCCTGGTAGAGGCCAAACAGGAGGTTCCCTCATGGCTTGAGAGCCTGGCTTATGAACACCAGCACAAGAGCAGCAACAGAGGACGCTCTAAGAG GTTCTCTGGTGGTTTTGGAGCACGTGATTACCGCCAGACAGCTGCCGGAGGCAACGCTGGAGCGTTTGTAGGACGTGGAGGTCGTAACCAGGCAGGACATGGCGGAAACCGTGGCtttggaggag GTGGTTTCGGTAACTTCTACAACAGCGACGGCTATGGAGGCAACTACTCACACTCTCAAGTTGACTGGTGGGGCAACTAG